GCTGAGAATCAAATGGAACATGGGCCTGGCGCTCGGTGGGCCAGCGTGTTTCCGGTGCAGGGGGCGGAGATCCTTTCCAGTCACCGAGGAGTTCTCCAACCCACGTCACCAATTCGTCCCAGTTGAATCGGCCTGCCACACCAATGACAACCCCGCTGGGCTGGAAGTGCCGCTCCACAAACTCCGCCACCTCTTGCCACGAAATAGCCGCCACGTGGTCAATCACGCCATGGGGCGACCGACTCCAAGGATACGGGAGAAACCGATATCGAAGGGCCTTATTCAACTGGTGTTCCGGATCGTCTTCCTCCGCCTGAATCGTCTGGATGAGCCCCTGACGGGCAGATTCGAGATCCTCTTGAGGAAGACGCGGCTTTCGCAAAACGTCGCTGAAGATCGCCAGGGCGTCCCGCAGATGCTTCGGCCGCATCGCTGCGCTGAGATGGATAAACCGATGTCCCACCGATTCCGACCACACTACGCCCAGGTTCTCCAGGTCTTCCAGAAACGCCCGGGCGTCTCGCGGCCCGGCCCCACGGAGAACCATGTCCGTGGTCAGGCTCGCCAGTCCCTGGCGATCCTCGGGGTCAAACGCGGCCCCCGCCGGAATTGCGATGTCAAAGCCCACCGAACTGAGCCATGGGAGCGGCTCGGCCAAAAGGACCAAACCGTTGTCAAAGCAATGGACCAAGCAGGAAGTACTGGAGGCAGTCACGTGAGGTTTTTTCCTCCAAAATCTTTCACAATGGACGTACACCAAATGCGATCCACCCAGAATCGCGGTAATGTCGCAGGCCGGTTCAAATGATCTGTCGCTGGGTTTTTTACCCAAAAGTTCATTCTAAGCTGCCCAGCTTGGCTGCCGAAGAGCGGGAGTGTCGTAACAAACGCACGGAAACTATAATTTACACTGAAGAGGTAGGCTGCTGGGCTCGTCCCCAACCGAGCCGGCTTAGTTGTCTGAGGAAACTCGGTTGGAGACGAGCTCTACAGCATGTATAAACACCCCCGGCTGGCAGCAGAGAGCCAGCATGAGCGGGAGAGTTGATCAGCTGTAGAGTGGCGGTCTCATGGGAACCTGCGAAAATACCGACGATCCGAGAGTCCGTGCCTGCCAGGAAAAAATCGGCTACTCTTTTTCAAATCCCCGTCTTCTTCAGACGGCCCTGACGCACGCTTCCGGGGCGGAAAGCCGTCTCGAATCGAACGAACGGCTGGAGTTTCTGGGCGACGCCGTGCTGGGGATGGTGGTCTGCGAGCTTCTGTACAAAAGGCTACCCCATCTCACGGAAGGGGAGCTCACACGGTTGAAATCAAGCATCGTCAGCCGATCGCACTGCGCGCACCTGGCTCGACAGTTGGGTTTGGAGGAACTGATCATCATTGGAAAGGGCCTGGCCGGTCAGCCCTACCTTCCCAACTCGCTCCTGGCAGCAGTCTTCGAGGCCATCACGGCAGCCATTTACCTGGACGGAGGACTGGAGGCCGCCAAGCGATTCATTGAACCACTCGTCCTTCCCGAGCTGGAAGCCTTTGTCCGCGACCGAATCGGCGAAAACTACAAATCGGTCCTCCAGCAGATCAGCCAGCGGTCCTTCGGAACCACGCCCGTGTACCTCCTGCTGGAGGAACGGGGACCGGATCACGGCAAACTTTTCAAAATCGCCGCTCAGATTGGTGCCACACGGTATCAGGCTGCCTGGGGAAGAAGCAAGAAAGAAGCCGAACAGCGCGCAGCCTGTAACGCCCTGCATCAGTTGAGAGAACTGCCGCCGCCTTGTTCGGATGAACTTGGTGAGGATGGGATGCCCGTGGTCGGACCGGTTGCTGAGGGAATCGAACGGTTCCTGGAATAAGTGGGCCAGCCGCTCCACAATGGTCATAAATGGTCATAAGGCTGCGTGAAATGATGACTGCGGCGAGGGAAGTTCCATGAAAAAACTTGCGGTGGTGCTCCTGTCGGGTGGGCTGGACAGTACCCTTGCCGCCCGAATTCTGCAACTTCAGGGTTTCGAGGTGATCGGTTTGACGGTGCGTCTCCCGTTTCACCGTTGCGAATCAGCAGCGCTTCAGGCAGCCTGCGAGCTTCAAATCCCATTGGCAATGCGGGAGGTCGGGGAAGACTACATGGAGGTCCTACGTTATCCCCGGCATGGCTACGGAAAGGGGGCCAATCCCTGCCTGGATTGCCGGACATATATGCTGCGAATGGCCCGACAACTCATGGAAGAGCTCGACGGGATGCTGGTGGCCACCGGGGAAGTCCTCGGTCAGCGGCCGATGAGTCAAAAACGTCCCCATCTGGGAATCACAGCGCATGAATCAGGGCTCCAGGACCGCCTTCTTCGACCGCTTTCCGCCAAATGCCTGCCGCCAACATGGCCCGAGCGGGAAGGCTACGTGGATCGCGAAAAACTGTATGCTTTTACCGGCCGAAGCCGCAAACCGCTTTGGGCGCTAGCCAAGCAATTGGGCCTCAAGGATATCCCCGAGTCCGGTCCTGGCTGTTCGCTCACCGATGTGCAATTCGCCCCCAAGGTTTTCGACCTTCTGGACCATGATCCACGAGCATCGCTGTGGGACTGTGAACTCCTCACCCTGGGACGCCACCTTCGGCTGGATGATCGCACGAAACTCGTCATCGGGCGAAACGAGACGCAAAACCTTCGGCTCCGCCGTCTTTTTGCGAGAGGACTGCGACAAGACTGCGCGCTTGTAACTCCCATCAATTTTGTCGGTCCGGACGCCATCCTTGTCGGCGACGTCTCCGAATCCCAGTGGGAAAAAGCCGTCCAGATCATCCTTCGCTACGTGCGTCGCGAACTTCCCCCTCTCGTCGAGGTCGAGATATGCACCAGAGGTGAAGTCTTCCGTCGTCAGTTCCCACGTCCCGTGCCAAAGAATTCGACATCTCCGGATCAAGCGTTGTGATCGCAAAAAAAGCGTCAACACTGGCGGAAGTTCGGTAAAGACGGGGCGTCACTTGCCCTATCGACAGGTTGACACATCCCCATTTTCCCTTTGTCAATCGGAACGCGGAGGTCCACAGGGACACGTGGGGGAGCGGAATTCAGCCCGGAGGAACCTCTTGGCAGGTCCACATTCCAACCTTTGGACGGCCTATTTCAGCCGCCCCGCCCTCACTGCTGGGTTGATTTTCTGGTTCTACGGTAGGGGCAATTCATGAATTGCCTCTACGACACCTTGTCCCCGCGGCATCTCATGGTTTTTACACAAGTGGGAATGGTTCAGGTGGGCAGGTTCTTGACGCCGGTGATCGAAGCGAGAGGAGTCAAAAAGTTAGGGACGCCCACCATCCTGGAGGCGTCCCTTTCTCGTCGTTGTACTCGAAAGAGCTGTCGCCGAGCTGCGTCCGTCGCGGATTCTCACGGAGTAGCCGGCGGGGTTTCCGCCACCGGCGCCGGCGCCGGTGCAGGCGCCTTCTTCACCGCGGCCTTCTTCTTGGCCGTCTTCTTCACCGCCTTCTTCGCGGTCTTCTTCGCTGCCTTCTTAGCTGCCTTCTTCGCCGGCTTCTTTACCGGCTTCTTGGCGGCTTTCTTGGCAGCCTTCTTCGCCGCCTTCTTCGCGACTTTCTTGGCCACCTGTCGGTCCTCCTTTTAAAGACCTGCGGCGTCGAGAGGGTGGAACCCTTGCCACGTTTTCAACCACTCTCGCACGCCAAACCACCCAAACACTACCACACAACCACGTGCCGGTTCCGTCACCTGCTGACATGGACTGGTGTTCATCGTCAGCGGCCCATCCGTCCGAGCCACCTTCAAGCCGCTGTCACCGAATCAACCAGTCCCTTCATTATTAATTGTTATTATCGTAACGTCTTCTTTGAAAAGTGCAAGCTGAGTGAATGAAAAAACGTGTCGAGTTTTTCCGCTCGACACGTTTCACTGCCCACACCAACCAACAAGCCGCAAGTTTCAGATGGGTACTCCTGTGAACGACGTGATGGCCTTCATGTAGTTTCCGCGTTCGAACACTTCGGGATTCGGGCAGTTCTTGTGGCTCATGCTGCCTTTCATTTGCTCCACGGATTCATATTCCTGCTCCTCCATCCACTGCTCGATCTGCTGGAGAAACGTCTTGATACAGCCAAACCCCTGCTTGTAGAGCACCGAAGCCAGCATGACCACATCGGCCCCTGCCAGAACAGACTTGATCACCGCCTCTGCCGAATGTACCCCGCCGGTGAGGGCCAGAGAAGCGTTGACCTTACCGTAAAGAATGGCGATCCAGCGCAATGGCAGCAGCAACTCAAACTCGGTGCTTAGCACCAGATGCGGTTTCGTTTCCAGTGTATCCAGACGGATATCTGGCTGGAGAAACCTGTTGAAAAGGACCAACCCGCGTGCACCGGCGTCCACCAGTTGTCTCGCAAAATGCCCCACCGAGCTGAAATAAGGACCGATTTTCACCGCCACGGGTATCGTGACCGAGGAAGCCACGGCTTTGACGAGACTGAGATACTGGGCCTCCACTTCGGCTCCGGAACGCTCCAGATCGGCGGCCACGAAGTA
This is a stretch of genomic DNA from Thermogutta terrifontis. It encodes these proteins:
- the rnc gene encoding ribonuclease III codes for the protein MGTCENTDDPRVRACQEKIGYSFSNPRLLQTALTHASGAESRLESNERLEFLGDAVLGMVVCELLYKRLPHLTEGELTRLKSSIVSRSHCAHLARQLGLEELIIIGKGLAGQPYLPNSLLAAVFEAITAAIYLDGGLEAAKRFIEPLVLPELEAFVRDRIGENYKSVLQQISQRSFGTTPVYLLLEERGPDHGKLFKIAAQIGATRYQAAWGRSKKEAEQRAACNALHQLRELPPPCSDELGEDGMPVVGPVAEGIERFLE
- a CDS encoding M16 family metallopeptidase translates to MTASSTSCLVHCFDNGLVLLAEPLPWLSSVGFDIAIPAGAAFDPEDRQGLASLTTDMVLRGAGPRDARAFLEDLENLGVVWSESVGHRFIHLSAAMRPKHLRDALAIFSDVLRKPRLPQEDLESARQGLIQTIQAEEDDPEHQLNKALRYRFLPYPWSRSPHGVIDHVAAISWQEVAEFVERHFQPSGVVIGVAGRFNWDELVTWVGELLGDWKGSPPPAPETRWPTERQAHVPFDSQQTHIGVAYRSIPYEDDHYFLARAAAGMLGSGSSSRLFMELRERRGLCYAVGANYVVIRGFGGVICYVGTTSERAEESLEVLLEQLQNLGEGVTKDELDRAKAQLKSGIVFLQESSAARAHTLTQDWSLLGRVRSMQEIKEAVDSLSTEEVNQFLRDNPPRDFTVVTVGPRPVEVPSELLQP
- a CDS encoding dihydroorotate dehydrogenase-like protein — translated: MSVDLRTRYLGLELKNPIVAAACPLTESLDNQRRLEDAGAAAIVLPSLFEEQILAEEENLARVHEFGTDSFAEALSYFPEPEEYRLGTDEYLDRIRTAKRCLSIPVIASLNGTSEGSWIRYAKLFQEAGADAIELNIYFVAADLERSGAEVEAQYLSLVKAVASSVTIPVAVKIGPYFSSVGHFARQLVDAGARGLVLFNRFLQPDIRLDTLETKPHLVLSTEFELLLPLRWIAILYGKVNASLALTGGVHSAEAVIKSVLAGADVVMLASVLYKQGFGCIKTFLQQIEQWMEEQEYESVEQMKGSMSHKNCPNPEVFERGNYMKAITSFTGVPI